Sequence from the Metopolophium dirhodum isolate CAU chromosome 2, ASM1992520v1, whole genome shotgun sequence genome:
TAAtctgattaattatttttgactttGACAGTTGTTTATtacgatgttattattatctaacgaaaagtaataaaataaagaaaatatagtgtttataatttattcattgtaTTAAGTACATCAGTATACAATGTATacgataaattatgatttaggtAATTATAACTTGTTTTGTCTTTATAGttcataatcaataaataattaaaatattgtatcttCTATTTTAAGActgtataaatagttaaaataataattattataatttataatccaaattaatgaaataacaaatataattaatacatattaatcgATAATAAATCCGCCCAGCGTCACCGACTgagttgtattatatattagtgtGACTGCAGactgaattttaatatattttatggacttattaaattatttaaatttggtttacaaaaaaaataaatacatttttcatataaactatacatataattgttaaaaaatagaaattgaaGCTAATGGAAAATAGTTCTATTACAaattatgtgttataataacTAGGATTCGGGACTTGTTGaacaaaacatttgaaaattacttATGCATGTAAATGTTATGCAATTTAAGATCCCAAAAAGTTCGTTAAAATACATGCAGCAAAAAATGTAAGGAAAAAAAGGTGAAAAAATGAGTACCGCTAACTCTGTTGTCGAGCATGTCGTTGTAacggatgtgttatatttgaattcaatgataaacaattgaatacaaaaaacgattctgagtgaagaagTTGTGTTAtcctaatatatttgtataaataatcaaatttaatatagttgaaaaaaaatttataaaaattaaaaatctctcacggctatatattatatatagtatattatattatatataatagcataactaacttttttttgttgatagaTGAAGAAAAACTTATTGAGAAtcttatattagaatttataatgtTGGCTATAAACTTGAACtctgaatttctaactgaaaaataattcaaaacatttaaaaaaattatcatggctataaatagctcaaaaagaattGAAATAGTTTTACCTTGacgtatataaaatgataattttaacatttggtgaaaataacGAGTATCTACGATacttcgtttttgaattacaacaaaataacaaatatcaatagatgtaaattcgttaatttaccagtgaaaatccaatatcgtaaacattttaaattcaataacgCTCATAAGAATTTAATGCTACTttccagtattttttttttttgtttaagttaaAAACATGTGTGGAGtatcttctattaaaatgtctaatttTAGCTAtggaaataaaacttttatatatttctaattaaaaaataatttgaaatttaaattcatataaaaaaaaaaaatcgtgcctatgtatctttaataatttcaaacttCCATTAAGGCCgcggtgccgatgccattttgtcctcaaaaatacactttgcgagaataacgataccgccttgtagaatcaaccaaatttcatatttttttttttaattgctagaggaaaatattctacagcccgcatcaatctctgtttttcaatattttattctcaaactttataatatgtctaaaaatatacaagataaaaagcattttttcttacacattttttagtacatttatttaaaataaaaaaaaaaaagaccgaTGCGGGCTGTaagaagtcttcttctttcagataaacaaatagtcatcaaaatccgacaattctacaaagtttgagagttattcccgtaaagccTTTTTTTCGATAATCATTCATCCTATCaaccccctaaataggtatcgggtagtagattagtggaaaaatcttataattgaggtaacaactaaaatataaaatttaattttcaatttttgtagaattgtggaaaatttaaaaaaactagcaccgggacccttaattaaatgtataaggAACCttgaatgaaattttcaaactttagcTAAGTGGAAAATTTTTTAtcgagaataattttaaaaatatttacaaaatctgTAACATTTTTCACGGTTataattactttgaaaaatcgaaatattgtgaaaatgttaccatatatataaaataccaatataaatatttggtgaaaatgtcaagtgtttgtggttattagtttttgaccAACACCAGCAAAaattaaatcgattttgtcaaaaattggttttgcgtgTTAAGTTTAAACTACCactttattttcgtttttcctGACGCTTTTTAACAactgaaatttttcaattttgatcttataaaatactaactaaattcaattttctatTAGAAAATATGCCGATGTCAAAAATCGGAGCATTTTTAGTACCCCAAATAttgatgacagacagaaaaaaaacacacatcattgtaaatacaataatattaataaaaaaaaaataataataataaaccaatatattatatattctttcGAATCTAAAATTGTGAAAACGGTATGTATATGTAAGCGATAATATGATAGGTAccaataacttaattaaaaaaatgctaaaatttgtcaattattccttttttaatatataacgaagtatgtaaaaatatggaaagtcaaactttgtatttaattttagtattttacaaaacaaatttatatcagTCCTAAACTAATTTACAGCCAAATCAAAAATGCAGGCTAAATTTCTTGAACCCTAGTTCTAACAATCCAACTTAAGAACTGACAATATTGGATTCTGgtcgtaaaattaaaataatttatttcaaataatcgtTAGCCAAATTTCAACAAATTACgagaacaatttatttataaaccaattgGCAATATTATAGCCTAAAAGGTGggtaaatatttttcgaaaataaaACTCGTTTAGTACataagtgcataatattatattataaattatattacagtgaATGGTTATGCAAGCTCACTAAATTCAACGACACTTGAATAATAGCTTATTATTCCGTATGCCGAGATACTTCTCGTTagctgattttttttaaaattatatgtcaataataataatatgaaatcatttgtattatatcacagtaattttaaataacgcaTTTTAAATCGTGTGTAATCTGATTTGTGTGTAGTAATACAATACGAAGTCGCAATGTCGATAAAAACAAAGAGTTCTACATTTTCATTGAGTATATGCACGCTACGTTGAAAAcacaagttatattatataggtaggtatacttactaTGCGTGTATTTGTAACAGTCACCTACGCTGTAATAATACTGAGCAATACTTAGGTTACGTTTACTTTTCAAGGTTCAAATAGGCGTATGAAGATTACATGGGAGCCATTCTAATAGCATTGGAAAGTATGTAGAGCTCGCCTCCCCCCTGTCATGGTGGGGGAGATGAAAATGACTTCCATTATGGGTGTTCAGGACACTACAAAAACGGATGAATCCAACAGAATAGCATCAGTCGATCGATCCGATCCAAAGTCTAACAACAATATGAGAGGAGTATTCAAAATAGTGTGCGTGTTCGGCCTATGCGCCTACGCATTGGCATCGGAAAACGCTGCAGGAAAATCGGCTGACAAAGCTGCCACCACCGCAGCAGCCACCGACGACAGTAAAAGCCAAGGCAAGAGAGGCATTTTCGACACCGGTTATGGATACGGCTCCGGTGGTTTCGGCCACGAGCTGACCGGTCATGACTTCCACCACGAACCACAAGTGCTGTCCAAGACCATCATCAAGGAGGTCGCCCAACCGTACCCCGTCGAGGTCGAGAAACACGTACCGTACCCTGTAAAGGTCGAGGTGCCCGTTGACCGCCCTTACCCAGTGCACGTGCCCAAGCCATATCCAGTGCACGTCGACAAGCCCGTCCCGTACGAAGTCAAAGTGAAGGTACCCCAACCGTACACCGTCTACAAACACGTTCCTTATGAAGTCAAGGTACCCGTTGACAAACCGTACACCGTCCACGTTCCCAAACCTTACACCGTTTACGTGGAGAAGCGCGTCCCTTACGAGGTCACCAAGCACGTACCATATGAAGTCAAGGTACCCGTCGACAAGCCGTACACAGTCCACGTTCCCGTCGAGAAGCACGTCCCTTACACCGTCGAAAAGCACGTGCCGTACCCGGTCAAAGTGCCAGTGGACCGCCCCTACCCGGTGACAGTCGAGAAGCACGTGCCATATCCCGTCGACAAACCAGTGCCATACACGGTCGAGAAAGCAGTGCCGTACCCTGTCAAATTTCCAGTCAGAGTCGAAGTCCCTGTGCCATACGAAGTGCCACACCACCACCATTACGATGAACACTCATACAGCGAACACTCGTATGGTGAACACGGAAGCCACAGTTATTAACAAGGTCTCGAGGATCCGagttaacattttgtaaaatgtaatataataatataacgtaaacGAATTGATTTAACCATTGTACCTGTTCATGTCTACGCGTGTATATacgtcgtatataataatatattattatgtatatatttcgtaaaataaaaactattttttttaccttattcgatttttttgttttatttttgttttcacagtaggtacatacatttcACAGTGTTACAGAGTAGAAAcctttaataatagtaattattttagcgTTAATACCTGATTTTTCAGTATgttcataatatacttttaaaaattgtgagTATTTAACAACAATCGTCAAAAATTAAAGCGTTTATGACAACTGTGATGTTTCTGCttcaggtataataatatgtgtagtgGTGTTATTTACGCcacttttgattttatatttgattttatacttTTCTTACTGTCGATACGAgagttcaataaataataaacaaaggtcaaatatttttcaaaatactcacacaaaacaaattatatgcgTAAAATAGGTTCGAAGTACTATACAGCaacttgtattaattttgttcGAGTTGTTTTAAAAACGAAACTCGAAGTTGATAATGGACCACACAATCTAGCTGTAActcattagttataatattaatattattatcaacgcaTTTTTCGTCACTAATGCGATTTATAATGTCATCCAATACTCGAGGAAgtcgttttatatattatactatgctcACTCTGCGAGTTTCTAATGACGCGACAAACCCGTCAGGATtcgttttcatttattatatttatttcggtaaatatatgatttattagtATGGGTGACCGAAacgttgtaatatattattattattatgttaatatgtacctacctacagattGTGTTTTCTTTCTGTACGATTTGTTTACACCACGCGCGTGGCGTTCTCCGCATCCAGCCGGTTTTTcgcatttatataaaattggaTATACCGCGGAAAACGTCACGTACCAAAGTGGATACCATTCGTCTCCCAAAACGTGTCATCCggaatagataataataaccaaAGAAGATATTCCGCCCGCAGCACTAGAAACTCGTCGGTACAGTCGACGAGGGCCGCGGGGAAGGATCGTCTCGTAAACGGAAACGGTACCGAACGAGTCGTGTGGCATACGCACAtcacgataaaaataatatattattattgcatattattatgttttaattctgGTGCAGTGCGTACGACGATAGCATATCGTATATTATCGCACGTATGTCGCAatgcatagtattatatatatatatatattattatattattatgataataataattagtaagaaTTATTACCGAACGAATTAATTCGGAACGTTTCGACATTTTTGTCTCGACGACGGACGCacaatacatataggtaggtacgcactcatgataataatatgtaatagtacattataatgCCCACTTCTGCAGCAGCGTAAtacctactgtattataatattatacatttataacgcCACCGCGTCCGCCGATGATAATCTTGCGAGCACTGCGCCGTGGTTATATAACACTCCACTGCGCTCGAGCTGCTCGTATATacgaaataataagaaaataataatatatatacgcgatcgtgtatgtgtgtgtgcacgTGAGAACAACGcgaaatataatgatatacggCTGACGACTCGGCAGTGTAGGCAGGTTAAGGCaccataggtattataatatgcatacaccgcgcgtgtgtgtgtgtttactcTATATGTGCACCGGTGCAACGGCAGTGGAGCAGTGACCGCCGTTGACCGGTTCCACTCTACTTGGCGCGTGCGATTCCACGACGATAGTCTTTGCCGCTTTCGGAGACTCGAGCGGGCAAGACAAACGATGTgggtataactatataataaatagtactgCAGCAGCGAggacaatgaaaaatataacgCGTACTGCAGCGGGGATATTCAAAACGATTCGCGTCCGATTTCAAAGTACGCTCGTTTTAAGTTTTTAggtttaggttaggttttt
This genomic interval carries:
- the LOC132938011 gene encoding titin-like, giving the protein MGVQDTTKTDESNRIASVDRSDPKSNNNMRGVFKIVCVFGLCAYALASENAAGKSADKAATTAAATDDSKSQGKRGIFDTGYGYGSGGFGHELTGHDFHHEPQVLSKTIIKEVAQPYPVEVEKHVPYPVKVEVPVDRPYPVHVPKPYPVHVDKPVPYEVKVKVPQPYTVYKHVPYEVKVPVDKPYTVHVPKPYTVYVEKRVPYEVTKHVPYEVKVPVDKPYTVHVPVEKHVPYTVEKHVPYPVKVPVDRPYPVTVEKHVPYPVDKPVPYTVEKAVPYPVKFPVRVEVPVPYEVPHHHHYDEHSYSEHSYGEHGSHSYIIYIQSVLAITMRGLLYTVCAFGLCAYALGKDEAVVNKDAPVDGDKKSSADKTQDKRSLYDTGYGYGSGSSYGYDVGVGGGDYHGHGHVLSKTIIKEVAHPYPVPVEKHVPYPVKVAVPVDRPYPVHVPKPYPVHVEKPVPYPVKVSVPQPYPVIKEIPVPVKVPVDRPYPVHVPKPYPVYVEKHVPYPVEKHVPYPVKVPVDRPYPVHVPVEKHVPYPVEKHVPYPVKVPVDRPYPVTVEKHIPYPVEKPVPYPVEKLVAYPVKVPVKVEVPVPYPVKSHDHHYSHHDDYHHSSY